The DNA window GGTTTGCCGTTTGACGTTACCTTGATCTCGTGCCGTGCAAACTTTCGCGACTCGCCGTTAGTCCCCATCGTTACCTCTTCGTTCTCGCTATCGGTCTCGCGAACTCCTTCCTTGTTGGGCGACACCTTGATCTCCGTTATGTATGTCATCTTTTGATTCGAAACAGCGTTCAGGGGCACAGGCGTATTAGGCAAAGGTGGACGGCTCTCCGTGTCCTGCGGATTGTTGTAATCCATTGATTCTCGCACCAGACCGCTATCCTCACTGTTTTCGCCGCTCGACACGCTGACGCTGCTAATATTATGACGATCCTCTTTCGGCGAGGACGAGCTCTTATTGCTCGTTACGTTCGAGCCGAACTCGTATTCGTCTTCCTCCTCGTCATCCTTGTCGCGGCTGGAGACGTTAATAATGCGTCTGGCGAAGTGCGTGTCAGCGAACGTAGACTCGGTCGGCGATTTCGTCTTAATCGGAGAATACCTATCGTGCTGTTGGCTGTCGTTACCCCGCTGTTCGAACTTTGTCCGATGCGCATGGAACGTGGAGAAGGTACCGCCGTTCTTGCTTTCCGCGTGCTCTTCTTCGTCCTGAGTTTTATTATGCCTGGACGATGATTCCGATTTCGACGCGTGTACTCGCAGATACGTTGGTGTCGACGTTCGTTCTGCATCTCTTTCTGCACTCTTACTTGTTTTATTGTCCTCCGAGAATGATCGTACGGTCACGCGATGCTGCCTGTCGGCGTACTTCTCGCGTTTGCAATCTGCATTATGGTGGCTGCATTTATCCTCGCAACCGCGGCAGCCTCTATCAACGGTTACTTTTAAGATAGGTTCTTCTACGACTGCCTGTTTCCCGGCGTAAAGCGATACGTCATTAACGGatgatttttcttctttccattCGTCTAGGCGCGCCAGATTGATCTTCGTCGTCGGTTCCGGAGACGTCGGCGAGCCATTCGCGTGGAGTTCGAAGTAACGCAAAGCGCGGCTGAAGTCCTCCGATTTCTCCGATATATTACTATTATCCAATTCGTTTCCGATCTCTTCTTCGCGCTTGCTTTCTTCAGAGGATTGTTTTCCGTCACCCGACTGGAAGTCTAATTCCATCTCTCTCGGAGTCGGACTTTTTACCACTTGACCGTCGTTTACGATTCTAGCCAGGGAATTATCCTCGTCCGGATTGAACATTCGCTCGGTGCGAATAAACTCTTCAGTCAATCGTTTGCTCAATGGCAGATTGTATAACTCGATACTGGTGACTTCTTGATCTGAATCATCGCTGGGCTTCTTTTGTTCGGATGCATCGTCCGCCGTTGCTATCGAAGTAACATCTTCTTTCAACTTGATCTCCACAGCGGACTTGGAACGTTCCAAAGTGCCATTGCTTTTTTTCCTCGTACGCGCTTTTCCACGCGCCTTCTCTTCTGTTTCGGGAGTAGTCTCACTCCAAATCACGTCTTCCAGAGTGCCCCATTCGTTCGACTTTTTCAGCTTCCGTCGATCAAACGTATCGATCTGATCGAGTTTCGTAAGATCTTCCGTGGACTCGTTAATGTCCTCGGGTGGTAACGGTGCCTTACGCTTTTTCGCCCCGGTGTCGGCGCTCATATCTAGGCTCTGTGCTCTCTCCAAAGTCGCTGAGGTCTTGCTCTCATATTTGGATAAGTCGCCCAAGCTGGCTGCTTTTCTGTACATATCGTCTTCGTCAGCGTCGTCGTCTGCTTCCGGCACAGGAGTGCGATGAATGGTAATATCCGCCGAATTCAACTCGATCGTAAAGCTGTTCTGCATTTCGTTGTCAGTATCCGATTCGGAGCTCCGTCTGTTCACCGGCAGATTCTCTAAACGTTGCCTTCGAGCGTCCGCAGCAGCGTCCGTGTTGTCACGTGCCTTGTTCACATAATCACCTAAGGCATCCGTGTAATCAGCGATGCAATCAATAGTATCTATGGCGTCTTTCTTTGCAGATGGAATTTCGTTAGCACTCTTCGGCGGCGCTGGGGCTTTCCGCTTATTTTTTTGAGGACTCTTAGCCCCATCGGAATCGGACGGACTGTTCTTCTGCATGTTTAAGGGCTCGGAACTACTTTTTCGGTTTCTACGAGCTGCCATAGCTGCGTTGTGCACTTCTGTCGGCACCTCCGATGGGATGTTAAGCTCCCCGTCGGCATTCTTCCTGCCTTTGTCTGGCATGTCGATACTATCAACGGTGATCCTTGTAGGAACGACGCTGTGATCTGCGCGTTGTTGAAGACGCTCGTTGCAGATGGTCTTTTCATCGGTATCCGGCACCGCGGATTGCCTGTTCGTTAGCAGTTTTTCCGCGTCCATTTTACGCGAATGCCTTCTCTCTAGATTCGTGTTGTGCTCATTTTGATTCTCAATGCGATGCACGGTGCCATCCAACGCCGGTAGCACTTTAATACCAAACTTATGATGATGATTGTTTTTTGTCTCGTCGTGACGCCTCTCAAGGCTTTGCGCTCCAGCCGGCGTTGATTTCGAAGACTTGAGGGTTGAGTTCATCGTAGAGTAATTAGAGCTCACGGATTCGTTCGGGTCGGCAATAAAGAGCCGTTTCGCGATGCTTTTGTGGCCCCGGGACAGCTCCGGAATTGATTGGCTCCTGTAGAGAGGATGGCAGATCCTCGTCGGGCTCGGACCCACGCTCTTCTTCAGCAATGTCGTCGGCTTAGAGCCGCTACCACCGCTTTCTACCTCCAGCTCTACGTCATACGGCGAGGCATAGCTTAGGATCGTCAATGCATCCTCGTACACCATGTTGCGGAAACTGATTTTCACGCTGGAAATACGATCGCCTgcaacggaaaaagaaaacgataaaagaaGTAACGAGTCGATCTCCGTAACGCAGCGTAGAATGTACTGTGAGAAAAATGCTTTCGCCTTTTATTCCGTAAAAAGGAAAGCACTCCCTCTTTGTAACATACCATTTGATCGCGCATTGTGAAACtgcaatttcaaaaaaataaaaacacgcGAATTCGGATCATGCATTTCTTAGCGCGA is part of the Cardiocondyla obscurior isolate alpha-2009 linkage group LG14, Cobs3.1, whole genome shotgun sequence genome and encodes:
- the LOC139107983 gene encoding uncharacterized protein, producing MEDAASAAAQDTCFGAGSVAGAVIGTFLTTILLLAVAAFLYRQWRRHKSKHLVLVTDPEIAEDAYAFDNPCFKDATPAATSRATERPSSVVHSDTPSKDSTRWSTPWMSLGLGSAVRSDKRRTLDDSCVGSKATRVSLVSLRSHDFTGLGFNICGNMREGIFVKDLLHRGPASESGKIHPGDRISSVKISFRNMVYEDALTILSYASPYDVELEVESGGSGSKPTTLLKKSVGPSPTRICHPLYRSQSIPELSRGHKSIAKRLFIADPNESVSSNYSTMNSTLKSSKSTPAGAQSLERRHDETKNNHHHKFGIKVLPALDGTVHRIENQNEHNTNLERRHSRKMDAEKLLTNRQSAVPDTDEKTICNERLQQRADHSVVPTRITVDSIDMPDKGRKNADGELNIPSEVPTEVHNAAMAARRNRKSSSEPLNMQKNSPSDSDGAKSPQKNKRKAPAPPKSANEIPSAKKDAIDTIDCIADYTDALGDYVNKARDNTDAAADARRQRLENLPVNRRSSESDTDNEMQNSFTIELNSADITIHRTPVPEADDDADEDDMYRKAASLGDLSKYESKTSATLERAQSLDMSADTGAKKRKAPLPPEDINESTEDLTKLDQIDTFDRRKLKKSNEWGTLEDVIWSETTPETEEKARGKARTRKKSNGTLERSKSAVEIKLKEDVTSIATADDASEQKKPSDDSDQEVTSIELYNLPLSKRLTEEFIRTERMFNPDEDNSLARIVNDGQVVKSPTPREMELDFQSGDGKQSSEESKREEEIGNELDNSNISEKSEDFSRALRYFELHANGSPTSPEPTTKINLARLDEWKEEKSSVNDVSLYAGKQAVVEEPILKVTVDRGCRGCEDKCSHHNADCKREKYADRQHRVTVRSFSEDNKTSKSAERDAERTSTPTYLRVHASKSESSSRHNKTQDEEEHAESKNGGTFSTFHAHRTKFEQRGNDSQQHDRYSPIKTKSPTESTFADTHFARRIINVSSRDKDDEEEDEYEFGSNVTSNKSSSSPKEDRHNISSVSVSSGENSEDSGLVRESMDYNNPQDTESRPPLPNTPVPLNAVSNQKMTYITEIKVSPNKEGVRETDSENEEVTMGTNGESRKFARHEIKVTSNGKPTSGKKPPVPPRRSDVTKSPKEDQTDKQVVYVAEYKSVTGKKPQILDVHPGSEVKQSENKKFEHWIFKADKEQSRWGSAPGQPVTNIVLSPRDDTN